A stretch of DNA from Macrotis lagotis isolate mMagLag1 chromosome X, bilby.v1.9.chrom.fasta, whole genome shotgun sequence:
gtctttaaaaaacattttctataCAACATGCATTATTTGgtttttcctattgaaatggaTTGAACTTAATAAGACAGCCATATTAAAAAAGGCCCAATGACATTTGTTTAGTTGGTATTTTTGCACGTAAAAAATGCCTAAGAAGTCGGGTTTCCTTTTCAGAAGCAGCAGTCTAATTGTAATTAATTGTTGAAAAGCCTTCATTTCTCCACATAGCAAGTATATGAGAGGCGAGCTCCCCCCATGCTGCCCTGCCAATGACCTTAAGGCTGATGTGAAGAGGAGGCCACACTGAgaattgagaaataatttatcCATCATGATTGTTCATCCCTAGTTCCTTCCCTAAAACAAAGACCGACAATTGCACTGAATTATGGATGGTACTTTTAGTGATATGTAATATAGTCCAATAGGGAAGGTGTTTAGACCATTAAACTCATTTCACTTAACATTAGAGATTGGGTTTgaaccatgattccagaagagAGAAACTAACGTTGAACTGCGACCCTcaatttacaaatcatttttcaaaagaaaaaaagtttaaacacATTTTTGGGATTATCAGAATGGATGAAATCCTTCATGCTTGttttcaaagaataaatgaaaacagCATGCATTGTAGTTTCCCACTCTTGGTGTGtggaagtgggggtggggtagggtgggGCACCATGAGAGtttcagtttatattttattttaaacctgGGTGTTTGGATTTTCCTTCTTCTTACAGAGCTGAATTTAGCACATCCCCTCGAAACATAATAAATTTCTATTCTGTAGCTTAAGGGATCCATCAGTTAAAATGTTAGTCTTTCATCTTTATTACCCGcccattaaaatgaaagaaaccgGGACTCACTTCAGTTTAGAAGAAGCAATTTAGTTGGTAATGTCCTTACTACTCAAGTCTTTACAAAGGGAGAAAGTGCATTATTGCTTATATTCACACATCTATCTGCATAAGAAGCAACTAAACCTTTCAGACACATactatgttaaatttaataatattctttgaTTAGATTATTTTATTACAACATTTTTCCATCACCAGTCATTTCCTGTACACATTTACATTCATAAAacctgttttttccccttttgtttgtGTGtctaaaagcaaagaaagaagagactCTTTCCGTTTTGCTACAGCTGTTAGATCTGAAAGGGACAGATTAATAACCAACCTCCACATTGGATGGGGTTTTCTTGTACATTGCACCAGTAACCCTTTGCTATAATGAGCACACAAAGAGCCTCACATGAGGCTGTTCCTCTTCTTCATAACTCAAAAGCGTCACAGTGGCAATAGCCTCTAGTGCTATTTGTCTTTAGTGCAGTTGTGACACTTCGGCGTGATCCATAATTTGGCAGCTATTTACCGTGACATTTCCCTTCAGTGCAGCCATAACATTCAGTGAAGCCATTATTTGGTTCCATTTACCATATAAATTGTATTGTTGTGCATGCATGCTAGCAGCTACATTAGGTACCTGAAAATGAGTAAATCTTGTAAAATAGATACTAACAGCCATTCAGCAGGAGAATTTCGTTCCTCCTCAGattgaaggagagaaaaataatattttcaaatatggtTACAAACTTTTTCCTGAGCAACTTTAATTATACTGCCTATGATATGACAGTTacacttgactataatattttaaaaaattatgatgaCCTAGGAGAGAACTACTTTACAATGGAAAGGCATTTTGAAATTCAGCACAACAATTAAAACAAGCAAGTTCATTAGTGTATTGAAGGTTAAAGGCAAGTCCGTGAACTCCAGACATATGTGATTTCCAAAAGATAGTAGTATAAAATCAGCTTCTGATCACATCCATTGTTACTTGCTATGGGAGGTAGGTGGTTGAAATAAGTGCTGGTGAGTGAAAGGATTCATTCCTTCTTACTAGCATCAAAAAATGGCATTTTGGACAACAGAGCAGACAGTACCAGTTGCTgacctcctttcttctccctcccccaatatGGTAAATTGTgctcttaaattatttttgaacacTTCATTCTCTATTGTGCAcacaactctttaaaaaatcttttatgcCCAAGACCAAAAAATTCATTGCTATAGTTTTTTTTACTTATCCACATTAtttttccctcatattttctgtattttatcattatttaaacACTTGCCTTATATAAACCATGTTTTCCTCCTGTGAATACACAGTTGTATGACCCTTCTATTTTCTTGAAAATTCTATAGAATGTATCctttataataaattttcaaaacTATATCTAAAAGCAAAATTTCCCCTTTCAAATACTTTCagcttaaatgaaaataatactgtGCTATACTTAAGAAGGATACTTGCAGTTATGTGTATTACTTTCCTTAAGAATCTCCATGTttatatttgaatcatttttatttatcaatttctaCAATGCTAAgagctttttcctttttctctgatatGAGTGACTCTTAAGTGTAGAGCAGTTTTTGCCTACAACTTCCCCTAGGTATGGAATATTTTTAGGAACGAATGTTAAATGGcacctaaagaaaataaaaataatctggaCTTTccaaaattgctttttaaatctCAACAAGCTGAAGAAAGACTGATTATAACAGATCATATGTCAGAAATGAATAGATTCCTAGAACTGAAGAATTTGTATGAAACTGGTTAAGATTAAAACCATATAAGCTAAGGAATCAATGCAGGCAACTTAATATTCTCAGCTACTGACaccaaacattttatataattccttcattaaatgagaaaaagagagaaacctGTTCATTAACACCTTGTTgctgtttaaaaaatattctatccattaccaactaaaataaattgttttttagtAATTCTGGAGTAAAAAGtgcccattttctttctcttttgatttaTATCATTGTTCTGTTTTTACAGCTTACTGTTGACAGAGTGAGGTAATTCAACTACAATTTTTCCAGTGTTTTTTCCCATGTACATGTAATCTACAGCACGGAATACAGACTCCAAGCCAGTAAACTTGCCCTCTGGAGACAAGTCTCCAAGGTCCACCTCACAAACCAGATCTTGACTTTCATACATCTTGAGCAAGTGGTCCATGGCTTTTtgatattctgaaaagtaatGGTTCAAGAAGAAACCTTGGACACTGGCAGATTTCTTCAGCAGTTTGCCTGGCAAAGACCCTGCTTTAACAGGCGAAAGGCCAGTAGGAGTTTGGTAGCCAGAGATAAACCCAATAATTATCAAGCGCCCTTTGATAGCTAAGGCATTGACAGCCAAGTCAAACATCTCTCCACCAACAGATTCATACACTACATCCACACCTTCTGGGAACTCCCTTTTAAGGACAGCACCAACATTCTCAGTCTTATAGTTGATGGGAAGGTCACAGCcgatagatttcagaaaatcagACTTTTTAGCAGAGGAGCAGGTTCCAATTACATGGCATTTTGCCTTCTTTGCAAGCTGCA
This window harbors:
- the PTGR3 gene encoding prostaglandin reductase 3 isoform X2, whose protein sequence is MSYARHFLDFQGSSIPKFMQKLVVTQLNPNFREAVTLLRDSPVPLPGDGDLLVRNRFVGVNASDINYSAGRYSTSVKIPFDAGFEGIGEVVALGLTASAKFTIGQAVAYMTPGSFAEYTIVPAKIAIPVPSVKPQYLTLLISGTTAYICLKELGELSEGKKVLVTAAAGGTGQFAVQLAKKAKCHVIGTCSSAKKSDFLKSIGCDLPINYKTENVGAVLKREFPEGVDVVYESVGGEMFDLAVNALAIKGRLIIIGFISGYQTPTGLSPVKAGSLPGKLLKKSASVQGFFLNHYFSEYQKAMDHLLKMYESQDLVCEVDLGDLSPEGKFTGLESVFRAVDYMYMGKNTGKIVVELPHSVNSKL
- the PTGR3 gene encoding prostaglandin reductase 3 isoform X3: MTPGSFAEYTIVPAKIAIPVPSVKPQYLTLLISGTTAYICLKELGELSEGKKVLVTAAAGGTGQFAVQLAKKAKCHVIGTCSSAKKSDFLKSIGCDLPINYKTENVGAVLKREFPEGVDVVYESVGGEMFDLAVNALAIKGRLIIIGFISGYQTPTGLSPVKAGSLPGKLLKKSASVQGFFLNHYFSEYQKAMDHLLKMYESQDLVCEVDLGDLSPEGKFTGLESVFRAVDYMYMGKNTGKIVVELPHSVNSKL